A stretch of the Vigna radiata var. radiata cultivar VC1973A chromosome 7, Vradiata_ver6, whole genome shotgun sequence genome encodes the following:
- the LOC106766213 gene encoding isoflavone 2'-hydroxylase encodes MAIPMEIPFLSILSYSLLYLLLFLLSQLLLQARKFQNLPPGPPSLPVIGNLHHLKRPLHRTFKALSDNYGHVISLWFGSRLVVVVSSHSLFQHCFTKNDIALANRPRFLSGKYIFYNYTTLGSSPYGHHWRNLRRITALELLSTHRINTFADIRRDETHRLIRKLAEDASSDFAEVELTSKFYDMTFNNIMRMISGKRYYGDDCDMADVEEARQFRAMVSELLKLSGANNKNDFMPLLRLFDYENLEKRLKKISSKTDTFLNGLLEEQRSKKQRANTMVDHLLSLQESQPDYYTDEIIKGLALGMLVAGTDSSAVTLEWALSCVLKHPEVLKRTRDELETQVGQERLLEESDISKLPYLKNIIFETLRLYTPAPLLLPHSSSEECIIGGFKVPRDSIVLINAWSIHRDPQVWSEATSFKPERYESEGELEKLIAFGLGRRACPGGALAMRALCLTLGLLIQCFDWKLVGDKELDMREEDGFTLSRLIPLKAMCKPRPLINKLLH; translated from the exons ATGGCAATTCCCATGGAGATCCCTTTTCTTTCCATCTTATCTTACTCTCTCCTCTACctccttctctttctcctttcccAGCTTCTCCTCCAAGCCAGAAAATTCCAGAACCTTCCGCCAGGTCCACCCTCTCTCCCCGTAATCGGCAACCTCCACCACCTCAAACGCCCCCTCCACCGCACCTTCAAAGCCCTTTCCGACAACTACGGCCACGTCATCTCCCTCTGGTTCGGATCACGCCTCGTCGTCGTCGTCTCCTCCCACTCCCTCTTCCAACACTGCTTCACCAAAAACGACATCGCCCTCGCCAACCGGCCCCGCTTCCTCTCCGGCAAATACATCTTCTACAATTACACCACCCTTGGATCCTCCCCCTACGGCCACCACTGGCGCAACCTGCGCCGCATCACCGCCCTCGAACTCCTCTCCACACACCGCATCAACACCTTCGCCGATATTCGAAGGGACGAAACGCACAGACTCATCCGGAAGCTCGCCGAGGACGCGTCGAGCGACTTCGCCGAAGTGGAACTCACTTCCAAGTTCTACGACATGACTTTCAACAACATAATGAGGATGATCTCAGGAAAGAGGTACTACGGCGACGACTGCGACATGGCCGATGTGGAAGAGGCCCGGCAGTTCAGGGCCATGGTTTCGGAGCTTCTGAAGCTGTCCGGCGCCAATAACAAGAACGATTTCATGCCCTTACTGAGGCTGTTTGATTATGAAAACTTGGAGAAGAGGCTGAAGAAGATCAGTTCCAAAACTGACACCTTCTTGAATGGACTCCTGGAAGAACAGCGCAGCAAGAAGCAACGTGCAAATACCATGGTTGATCATCTCCTCAGTTTGCAGGAATCGCAACCTGACTATTACACTGACGAAATCATCAAAGGACTTGCTTTG GGCATGCTGGTTGCTGGAACTGATTCATCAGCTGTAACTTTAGAGTGGGCATTATCTTGTGTGCTGAAGCATCCAGAGGTGTTGAAGAGGACAAGAGATGAATTGGAAACACAAGTGGGACAAGAGCGTTTGTTGGAGGAGTCTGACATATCAAAACTACCTTACCTTAAAAACATAATCTTTGAGACACTTAGGTTGTATACTCCTGCCCCATTGTTGTTGCCACACTCATCTTCAGAAGAGTGCATTATTGGGGGATTCAAAGTTCCACGAGACTCTATAGTGCTTATAAATGCTTGGTCCATTCACAGGGACCCTCAAGTGTGGAGTGAAGCCACAAGTTTCAAGCCTGAAAGATATGAAAGTGAAGGTGAGTTGGAGAAGCTAATTGCGTTCGGATTGGGAAGAAGGGCTTGCCCAGGAGGAGCCTTGGCTATGCGTGCACTATGCTTGACTTTGGGATTATTGATTCAATGCTTCGATTGGAAACTAGTTGGTGACAAAGAGCTCGACATGAGAGAGGAAGATGGATTCACTTTGTCCCGCTTGATCCCATTAAAGGCCATGTGTAAACCACGCCCACTCATCAACAAGCTTCTCCACTGA